A single region of the Gracilibacillus caseinilyticus genome encodes:
- the tilS gene encoding tRNA lysidine(34) synthetase TilS, which translates to MNKIRLDDKVIPFIKRHQLIHNEATVLVGVSGGADSLLLLHCMNEWQREWGLNLVAMSINHGLRGEESIQDVQYVERICKEWDIPFIAKQVDVNGRKISHKEGTQEAARILRYQAFQEVMEEIGADYLALAHHGDDQVETVMMKLARQTNPASLAGIPVKRRFATGYIIRPFLCLSKAEIYQQCEDRGITPREDPSNHSTAYTRNFFRKYVLPYMKQQNEHIHQHVQQLTERISEDQEYLVHEADKMLKEVVSFEKNGVFFTIDFFLAYPIALQRRAFHLILNYLYSEIPKDLAFQHEKDFFSLLHHKKSNVSLDFPRSLQVIKSYQELRFRFLLQDDHQYEQPPVIQIPGSCILPDGATLKASVRVDATVEDRHILHIPTECEALFPLQIRTRQDGDRMKVRGLNGRKKVKDIFIDEKIPAYQRDRWPIIIGADGSLLWIAGLKKAEIPKANKQSKYVELTYCSLIK; encoded by the coding sequence TTGAATAAGATTCGCCTTGACGATAAAGTAATCCCTTTTATCAAGAGGCATCAGCTAATACATAACGAAGCAACTGTATTAGTCGGTGTGTCAGGTGGCGCCGATTCCCTGTTATTACTTCATTGTATGAACGAGTGGCAGCGTGAATGGGGATTGAATTTGGTTGCGATGTCGATCAATCATGGTTTGCGTGGTGAAGAATCGATACAAGATGTGCAGTATGTAGAACGTATTTGTAAGGAATGGGATATCCCTTTTATTGCGAAACAAGTAGATGTAAATGGCAGGAAGATTTCTCATAAAGAAGGTACACAAGAAGCAGCTCGGATCTTGCGTTATCAGGCTTTTCAAGAAGTGATGGAGGAGATTGGAGCAGATTATCTGGCGTTAGCACATCATGGTGACGATCAGGTAGAGACTGTTATGATGAAACTGGCCCGTCAGACAAATCCGGCTTCTCTAGCTGGCATACCCGTAAAAAGAAGGTTTGCGACAGGGTATATCATTCGACCATTTTTATGTTTATCGAAAGCGGAAATCTATCAGCAATGTGAAGACCGCGGTATTACTCCGAGAGAAGACCCTTCAAACCATTCTACGGCATACACACGCAATTTCTTTCGCAAGTATGTCTTACCGTATATGAAACAACAAAATGAACACATTCATCAGCATGTACAACAATTGACGGAGCGTATTTCAGAAGATCAGGAATACCTTGTGCATGAAGCGGATAAAATGTTGAAAGAAGTTGTTAGTTTTGAGAAGAATGGGGTATTTTTTACTATAGATTTTTTTCTTGCGTATCCGATAGCTTTACAAAGGAGAGCCTTTCATCTAATATTAAATTATCTCTATTCAGAGATACCGAAAGATCTTGCATTCCAACATGAGAAAGATTTTTTCTCTTTGCTACATCATAAAAAAAGCAACGTGAGCCTTGATTTTCCTCGATCATTACAAGTGATCAAAAGTTATCAAGAGTTGCGCTTTCGCTTCTTATTGCAGGATGATCATCAATATGAACAACCTCCTGTTATACAAATTCCGGGTAGCTGTATACTACCTGATGGTGCCACTTTAAAGGCGTCGGTAAGGGTAGATGCGACCGTTGAAGATCGTCATATTTTACATATACCAACTGAGTGTGAGGCGTTATTTCCACTTCAGATTCGTACGAGACAAGATGGTGATCGTATGAAGGTAAGAGGTTTAAATGGTCGAAAGAAAGTGAAAGATATTTTTATTGATGAAAAGATTCCAGCTTATCA
- a CDS encoding protein kinase domain-containing protein: MITQTSKKPDIALRKGQVIKGKWHHQQYHVVKKLGSGAIGAVYLCVHENKQVALKISKQSTSISSEVNVLKSFQSVQGYHLGPCLIDVDDYQATNSYTYSFYVMEYISGESVHDFLRRNGHEWLISLLIGFTKDLHVLHKQGYVFGDLKIENLIVSRKPVQLRWVDVGGTTLQGRAIKEYTEFYDRAYWQCGTRKADPGYDLFALAMVVLRVYYPNGFTKGNNPKKTLQQKIHQAVDIEPLRKLLMMMTNGSMQEAEQVKNYLLTYFASRRTKQVHGGRRSRSKSSEETYYPFLEIGSILTVGGICYLYVTLFM; this comes from the coding sequence ATGATTACTCAAACATCGAAGAAGCCTGATATTGCTTTAAGAAAAGGTCAAGTCATCAAAGGTAAATGGCATCATCAGCAATATCACGTTGTGAAAAAGCTTGGAAGTGGTGCGATTGGTGCTGTTTATCTTTGTGTCCATGAAAATAAACAGGTGGCATTAAAAATTAGCAAGCAAAGCACTTCGATCAGTTCTGAGGTCAACGTACTCAAATCTTTTCAATCGGTTCAAGGTTACCACCTTGGGCCTTGTTTAATAGATGTAGACGATTATCAGGCAACTAATAGTTATACTTATTCATTTTATGTCATGGAGTATATTTCGGGAGAATCCGTACACGATTTCCTCAGACGTAATGGGCACGAATGGCTCATTTCATTACTAATTGGCTTTACGAAGGATTTACATGTGTTGCATAAACAAGGCTATGTATTCGGCGATTTAAAGATTGAGAATCTGATTGTCTCTCGTAAACCAGTTCAATTACGGTGGGTAGATGTTGGCGGAACAACTTTGCAAGGAAGAGCAATAAAAGAATATACTGAATTTTACGACAGGGCATACTGGCAATGTGGCACACGTAAAGCAGATCCAGGCTATGATTTATTTGCGTTAGCGATGGTTGTTCTGAGGGTCTATTATCCAAACGGTTTTACAAAAGGAAATAACCCTAAGAAAACATTACAGCAAAAAATTCATCAAGCCGTTGATATCGAACCATTGCGAAAACTGTTGATGATGATGACGAACGGATCCATGCAAGAAGCGGAGCAAGTTAAAAATTATTTGTTAACGTATTTCGCCAGTCGTAGAACGAAGCAAGTTCATGGTGGCAGAAGAAGCCGATCCAAATCTTCGGAAGAAACCTATTATCCTTTTTTAGAAATCGGCAGTATTTTAACTGTTGGAGGTATTTGTTATCTTTATGTCACATTATTTATGTGA
- a CDS encoding vWA domain-containing protein has translation MKTGTLKQILLITDGCSNQGEDPALVASLVAEQGITVNVIGILEDDHTEQPEGLSEVEDIASNGQGVSQIVYQDALAQTVQTVTKQAMTETLQGVVNKELKQILGSEKTMEELPPEQRGEVMEVVDELGETCDLEVLVLVDTSASMTNKLPTVQEALIDLSISMNARIGRSRFAVYQFPGRKKPIHPLVDWTSRLDSISSIFAKISSGGITPTGPALKDAMYQFGKKTLRRRFMDDDYSNIEEA, from the coding sequence ATGAAAACAGGCACTCTTAAACAAATTCTATTAATCACAGACGGTTGTTCTAATCAAGGTGAAGATCCGGCACTTGTTGCCAGTTTAGTAGCAGAGCAGGGCATTACCGTTAATGTCATTGGAATTTTAGAAGATGATCATACCGAGCAGCCAGAAGGATTAAGTGAAGTAGAAGATATCGCAAGCAATGGACAAGGTGTCAGTCAGATCGTTTATCAGGATGCTTTGGCGCAGACTGTGCAGACCGTTACCAAACAGGCGATGACCGAAACGTTGCAAGGTGTTGTTAATAAAGAGCTTAAACAAATACTGGGTAGCGAAAAAACGATGGAAGAATTGCCGCCTGAACAACGGGGCGAAGTGATGGAAGTGGTGGATGAATTAGGAGAAACTTGTGATCTCGAAGTTCTCGTTTTAGTGGACACCAGTGCCAGTATGACGAATAAATTACCGACGGTGCAAGAAGCACTGATAGATTTATCGATCAGTATGAATGCGCGGATTGGGCGAAGTCGTTTTGCTGTTTATCAGTTCCCGGGAAGGAAGAAACCGATCCATCCATTAGTAGATTGGACATCGAGGTTAGATTCCATTTCATCCATCTTTGCTAAAATATCAAGTGGGGGGATTACTCCAACAGGTCCTGCATTAAAAGACGCCATGTATCAATTTGGCAAGAAGACGCTGAGAAGGAGATTTATGGACGATGATTACTCAAACATCGAAGAAGCCTGA
- the spoIIE gene encoding stage II sporulation protein E — MNTYTENKPKSFFSGQSMASNWRKKFAKQLTTLMFEKGLLICIIGFLLGRAVILSTLSPFVIAFVASVWFLRRDKVLPVITFSLLGAVTYGLSHSFYIFLSVALLIVFSLFMYQSKMVERILPVFVFLAASIPRISLFAMTTKLTYLEWMIALVEGVLAAVLLLIFMQSIPLLSPKRYKPILKNEEIVCFIILLASILTGVMGVQIYGAQMEQILARYLVLILSLIGGAAIGSTVGVVAGLILSLANIANMYQMSLLAFSGLLGGLLKEGRKLAVSLGLLISTLLISLYGESFSYLTVAMMESAFAIVLFMLTPNKFIKQIARYIPGTVEHTQEQEQYLQKVRNVTAHRVERFSNVFKALSRSFQTESSQWQEQDLEVDYYLSNVTEKTCQTCFKKETCWVQQFDKTYQLMRDVKDQLETDEQLNNITNRQFENHCIKSRKVIDTMQQELSFFQANKQLKKQVLESRRFVADQLQGVSEVMENFANEILKEKENHEQQEIEIVAALKHIGIELEKLDIYSLEKGNTDIEMVITFQEYHGEAAKLIAPILSDILNETIIVVTEDLSPLARGHSFFTFGSARKYVIQTGVAHAAKGGGLVSGDCYKSMDLGAGKYALAISDGMGNGDRAHEESTETLRLLQQILESGLHEQVAIKSINSILALRTNEEIYATLDLAMIDLHKAVVQFLKVGSTPSFILRNDAVETVEASNLPIGIIKEMDVEVVSTQLKAGDFLIMMSDGIFEGPKDIENVDLWLKRKLLDIDTKEPQAIADLLLEEVIRTQSGEIDDDMTVLVAEIKDNQPQWAPIRSFGNFEREYIS, encoded by the coding sequence ATGAACACATATACGGAGAATAAACCAAAATCTTTTTTTTCGGGTCAATCCATGGCCTCCAATTGGCGAAAGAAGTTTGCAAAACAATTGACAACCTTAATGTTCGAGAAAGGATTATTAATTTGCATCATCGGTTTTTTACTTGGACGAGCTGTCATCTTGTCGACACTCTCCCCATTTGTAATTGCTTTCGTAGCATCTGTATGGTTTTTGCGTCGTGATAAGGTACTACCCGTGATCACTTTTTCACTATTAGGGGCAGTTACATACGGCCTGTCACACAGCTTCTATATCTTTCTATCAGTAGCATTATTAATTGTATTCTCTCTCTTTATGTACCAATCAAAAATGGTCGAAAGGATACTGCCGGTCTTTGTATTCTTAGCGGCAAGCATTCCACGAATCAGTCTCTTCGCTATGACGACAAAGCTTACGTATTTAGAATGGATGATTGCTTTGGTGGAAGGTGTACTTGCAGCAGTGCTGTTACTTATCTTTATGCAGAGTATTCCGTTATTATCACCAAAACGATACAAACCGATATTAAAAAATGAAGAAATTGTTTGTTTTATCATTTTGTTAGCTTCCATTCTTACCGGTGTTATGGGAGTTCAAATATATGGAGCACAAATGGAACAAATATTGGCGCGATATTTAGTCTTGATTCTTTCACTGATAGGTGGAGCGGCGATAGGATCTACAGTGGGGGTAGTTGCAGGGTTAATATTAAGTCTCGCTAATATCGCGAACATGTATCAAATGAGTTTGTTAGCTTTTTCTGGTCTTTTGGGCGGATTGTTGAAAGAAGGGAGAAAATTAGCGGTCAGTCTAGGTCTATTGATTAGTACGTTATTAATCAGTTTATATGGAGAATCTTTTTCTTATTTAACGGTAGCCATGATGGAATCAGCTTTTGCGATCGTACTATTTATGTTGACTCCCAACAAATTCATTAAGCAGATTGCCAGGTACATACCTGGGACGGTTGAGCACACCCAGGAACAGGAGCAATATTTACAGAAGGTCCGCAATGTAACTGCACATCGTGTCGAGCGCTTCTCCAATGTATTTAAAGCATTATCCCGCAGCTTTCAGACAGAATCCAGTCAGTGGCAGGAACAAGATTTAGAAGTCGACTATTACTTAAGTAATGTCACGGAAAAAACCTGTCAGACATGCTTTAAGAAAGAAACATGCTGGGTGCAGCAATTTGATAAAACATATCAATTAATGAGAGACGTGAAGGACCAGTTAGAAACAGACGAACAACTCAACAATATTACCAATCGTCAATTTGAAAATCATTGTATTAAATCCCGTAAGGTAATAGATACCATGCAACAAGAGTTGTCCTTTTTTCAGGCGAATAAACAATTAAAGAAGCAAGTACTGGAGAGTCGTCGTTTCGTAGCAGATCAACTGCAAGGTGTTTCAGAAGTAATGGAGAATTTCGCTAATGAAATCCTTAAGGAAAAGGAGAACCATGAACAACAGGAAATCGAAATTGTTGCAGCCCTCAAGCATATTGGTATCGAGCTAGAGAAATTAGATATTTACAGTTTAGAAAAGGGCAACACCGACATTGAAATGGTGATAACTTTTCAGGAATACCACGGGGAAGCAGCTAAGCTGATTGCACCAATATTATCAGATATTCTGAATGAAACGATAATTGTGGTAACAGAAGATCTTTCTCCTTTAGCAAGGGGGCATAGTTTCTTTACGTTTGGATCAGCTAGAAAATATGTCATTCAAACAGGCGTGGCACACGCAGCGAAAGGTGGAGGTTTAGTTTCGGGGGATTGTTACAAATCGATGGACCTTGGTGCTGGCAAATATGCATTGGCCATTAGTGATGGAATGGGGAATGGTGACCGGGCGCATGAAGAGAGTACAGAAACATTACGGTTGTTACAACAAATTTTAGAATCAGGTTTGCATGAACAGGTCGCGATTAAATCCATCAATTCGATTCTTGCATTACGGACTAATGAAGAAATCTACGCAACCCTTGATTTGGCAATGATTGATCTGCACAAGGCAGTTGTTCAATTTCTTAAAGTAGGATCGACCCCTAGTTTTATATTGAGAAATGACGCGGTGGAAACGGTCGAGGCTAGTAATCTGCCGATCGGTATCATTAAAGAAATGGATGTTGAAGTTGTAAGTACACAGTTAAAGGCGGGGGATTTCTTAATTATGATGAGCGATGGTATCTTTGAAGGTCCAAAAGATATCGAAAATGTCGATTTATGGTTGAAACGAAAATTGCTTGATATAGATACGAAAGAGCCACAAGCCATTGCAGATTTATTATTAGAAGAAGTGATTCGAACACAGAGTGGTGAAATTGACGATGATATGACTGTTCTCGTTGCAGAAATTAAAGATAACCAGCCACAATGGGCACCGATACGGTCATTCGGTAATTTTGAAAGAGAGTATATTAGTTAA
- a CDS encoding BtrH N-terminal domain-containing protein — MGQKIIKNFKPIKGSHCSSTCITEAVRLFGKDVNETLIFGISSGLDFIYAKYPTFGFSRIVSGRTPMLETSFTKTIGHHLYWREGCVVEWGAIKEYIENDTPIFFLTDIFYLPFYNAERSNFAGHTISVVGYNDNKKILYVSDYISDHLFELQYNELIQAIENKKPPFQKSFQWMPFTIDKSFILNLDIKQLVINGINANAKSMLSPSNKRGVNAINCLAQEVIYFKDLPNWRNLCLQIYQSMEKIGTGGLGFRKMYHDFLLQARSILGKELKVSINSIESLEKHYKVMSRYFFLAARRGETKYLYELKDILLFICELERQMWKELFEATSLDVDRQLLN, encoded by the coding sequence ATGGGGCAGAAAATAATAAAAAATTTCAAACCTATTAAAGGAAGTCACTGTTCTTCTACATGTATTACAGAAGCAGTTAGACTTTTTGGGAAAGATGTTAACGAAACTCTTATCTTTGGTATATCATCTGGTTTAGATTTTATATATGCTAAATACCCTACTTTTGGCTTTTCACGTATCGTATCAGGAAGAACCCCTATGTTAGAAACAAGTTTTACTAAAACGATAGGACACCATCTTTATTGGAGAGAGGGATGCGTAGTTGAATGGGGAGCCATTAAGGAGTATATAGAAAACGACACTCCTATTTTCTTCCTCACAGATATTTTTTATCTGCCATTTTACAACGCTGAAAGAAGTAATTTTGCAGGGCATACTATTAGCGTTGTGGGTTATAACGATAACAAGAAAATATTATATGTATCAGATTATATCAGTGATCATTTATTCGAACTTCAATATAATGAATTAATACAAGCTATTGAAAATAAAAAACCGCCGTTTCAAAAATCATTTCAATGGATGCCTTTTACGATTGATAAGAGCTTTATTTTAAACCTAGATATAAAGCAGCTTGTAATAAATGGGATAAATGCAAATGCTAAATCAATGCTATCACCCTCTAATAAAAGAGGAGTAAATGCGATTAATTGTTTGGCACAAGAGGTAATTTATTTTAAAGATTTACCTAATTGGAGGAACCTTTGCCTACAAATATACCAGTCCATGGAGAAAATAGGAACTGGTGGTTTGGGTTTTAGAAAAATGTATCATGATTTTTTATTGCAAGCAAGAAGTATATTAGGGAAGGAATTAAAAGTTTCAATTAACTCTATAGAAAGTTTAGAAAAACATTATAAGGTTATGAGTAGATACTTCTTTTTGGCAGCAAGAAGGGGAGAAACTAAATACCTTTATGAATTAAAAGATATTTTATTATTTATTTGTGAATTAGAGAGACAAATGTGGAAGGAACTATTTGAAGCTACTTCCTTAGATGTCGATAGACAACTTCTAAATTAG
- a CDS encoding ABC transporter transmembrane domain-containing protein — MKSKSILLYYFRKQKYLVIVYLFLLAMKSLSVISLPLILKFVIDNIIPRKDITYLNYSIIFLIIIMILYALLECLVIYVNNRLIIKTNFSLRKDLINKILNSTSLNLTKKSNGFYVQSIIGDVANCQIIINNVFIKMFVEVITFVVLLIILLNINITLSMVYLAFFPLYFIIYSVSGRVITRISKEFLNNKDMLTKTIYLIHENLEYIKRFKSQSNYVKQYINSSNSLRIWAEKRGLFDGGLKFINSIVQFSLIILLIFFGAKGIINGSMSIGTFVAFYLYSFKFFGPINSILQLLIVYKEKKISMNRLSLIFNLLDEPRGDEPEFKTGNVILNRLSLNLKETKLTEDITFTFSRHKLNFIIGENGLGKSTLIKSFNRIIPVDDGKIFIDDQDVNSISVNRLREKVSINFQQSQFISDSVRDHLDYDIKSESESYNSIMKFLRDYIQLSIGEVSDISKLSGGKRQLVSLYLSLCLKPEVLILDESFSNLDIETSNYIFNSLRKLSSEITIIIITHDLSFILESDNVLDLSKFRIGGMVYGAENNKKFQTY; from the coding sequence ATGAAATCTAAAAGCATTTTACTTTATTATTTTAGAAAACAAAAATATTTGGTTATAGTATACTTGTTTTTATTAGCTATGAAATCTTTATCTGTAATTAGTCTTCCTTTAATTTTAAAGTTTGTTATAGATAATATAATTCCCAGAAAAGATATAACGTATCTTAATTATTCAATCATTTTTCTTATAATAATAATGATACTCTATGCTTTATTGGAATGTTTGGTTATATATGTAAATAACAGATTGATAATAAAGACAAATTTCTCATTAAGAAAAGACTTGATTAATAAAATTTTAAATTCTACTAGTTTGAACTTAACAAAAAAGTCTAATGGTTTTTATGTACAATCTATCATAGGTGATGTAGCTAATTGTCAAATAATTATTAATAATGTATTTATAAAAATGTTTGTTGAGGTGATAACATTTGTTGTATTATTAATAATTTTATTAAATATAAATATTACTCTTTCAATGGTTTATCTTGCTTTCTTTCCACTATATTTTATAATATATTCTGTCTCTGGGAGAGTTATTACTAGAATTAGTAAAGAATTTTTAAATAATAAAGATATGCTTACTAAAACTATTTATTTGATTCATGAAAATCTAGAGTACATAAAAAGATTTAAATCCCAAAGTAACTATGTAAAACAATATATTAATAGTTCAAATTCACTTCGTATTTGGGCAGAGAAAAGAGGTTTGTTTGATGGTGGATTAAAATTTATAAATAGCATAGTTCAATTTTCGTTAATAATATTATTAATTTTCTTTGGAGCTAAAGGAATAATTAATGGTTCAATGAGTATTGGTACTTTTGTAGCTTTTTATTTGTACTCTTTTAAATTTTTTGGACCTATAAACAGCATATTACAACTTTTGATTGTTTATAAGGAAAAAAAAATTTCGATGAATCGATTAAGTTTGATATTTAATTTATTAGATGAACCTAGAGGTGACGAACCGGAATTTAAGACTGGTAACGTTATCTTGAATAGATTATCTTTGAACTTAAAAGAAACTAAATTAACGGAGGATATTACTTTTACATTTTCTAGGCATAAATTAAATTTTATTATAGGAGAAAATGGCTTAGGTAAGTCGACTCTTATAAAGTCCTTTAATAGAATCATACCCGTAGATGATGGAAAAATATTTATAGATGATCAGGATGTAAACTCAATTTCAGTTAACAGATTACGTGAAAAGGTATCGATCAATTTTCAACAAAGCCAGTTTATTAGTGACTCAGTAAGGGATCATCTAGATTATGATATAAAGTCTGAAAGTGAAAGCTATAATAGTATAATGAAGTTTCTTAGGGACTATATTCAATTAAGTATCGGAGAAGTTTCTGATATATCAAAACTATCTGGTGGAAAAAGACAATTGGTATCCCTGTATTTATCTTTATGTCTGAAGCCAGAGGTATTAATTTTAGATGAGTCTTTTTCAAATTTAGATATTGAAACCTCAAACTATATTTTTAACTCACTCAGAAAACTAAGTAGTGAAATAACTATTATTATAATTACTCATGATTTAAGTTTTATATTAGAGTCAGATAATGTTCTAGATTTATCAAAATTCAGAATAGGAGGTATGGTTTATGGGGCAGAAAATAATAAAAAATTTCAAACCTATTAA
- a CDS encoding SagB/ThcOx family dehydrogenase, translated as MDLKKSLFNSRYFHENSKLFPRTHQEEYIKNYPILTERPKFKCIKEYDFFQSTNLLDEIDFYQTLRKRRTSRSFEVRSVIAYEKLKSILTNSYGITKENEKLRSVPSGGARFPIYIYIFIFNVSELEKGIYIYIPEENKLGLLYIGDFRDKISNCIARPYKNEVEKCSFITVSVSNFLHSCEKYGERGYRLALLDCGHISQNLYLTSTAEKISCRALAGFYDNKLNELLLLNEDFEEAILVHLFGIEQESLGSQFDMEENNYYYGENNK; from the coding sequence GTGGATCTAAAGAAAAGCCTTTTTAATTCTAGATATTTTCATGAAAATTCAAAATTATTTCCTAGAACACATCAAGAAGAATATATAAAGAATTATCCAATTCTTACTGAACGTCCTAAGTTCAAATGTATCAAGGAGTATGACTTTTTCCAATCAACTAATCTATTGGATGAAATAGATTTTTATCAAACACTCCGAAAAAGAAGAACTTCTAGATCTTTTGAGGTTCGTTCAGTAATCGCATATGAGAAATTGAAATCAATATTAACTAATTCTTACGGGATAACAAAAGAAAATGAAAAACTAAGAAGTGTTCCTTCAGGTGGAGCGAGGTTTCCTATATATATATATATATTTATATTTAATGTGTCTGAACTAGAAAAAGGAATATATATATATATTCCTGAAGAAAACAAACTAGGGTTGTTATATATTGGGGACTTTAGAGATAAAATTAGTAATTGTATAGCAAGACCTTACAAAAATGAGGTTGAGAAATGTTCATTTATAACAGTAAGTGTTTCGAATTTTCTTCATAGTTGTGAAAAATATGGAGAGAGAGGATATAGACTTGCCTTGCTTGACTGTGGACATATTTCTCAAAATCTTTACTTGACTAGTACAGCTGAAAAAATTTCATGTAGAGCACTGGCTGGTTTTTATGATAATAAATTAAATGAACTATTATTATTAAATGAAGATTTTGAAGAAGCTATATTAGTACATCTATTTGGAATTGAACAAGAAAGTTTAGGTAGTCAATTTGATATGGAGGAGAATAATTACTATTATGGTGAAAATAACAAATGA
- a CDS encoding YcaO-like family protein — protein MNLNLLVDEDYGIIQKIEKQQNFKGEFPLHIYIASRNDVKNIKGEMLIPMVTNGSGFSLYSKDKAIKSAVGEAIERYCCAITENHKIIYKSDEELNSCKLLLETITRYEDWQYDEPYNIFDNVRSKKKLYWVEGFDVLKEQNLWVPAELVFMPPKISKDSMNIREAISTGLAAGPTKIEALFSGIFECIERDASIIMWLKEISFPRIKNESIEEYEIQNTLKICYQLGLNVQIFDVTNNIPVPTYLVLIKNEKHVPHISIGTNCDTNQIKALKGAIEEALGCYHFYGIKCSDGKLSAPNFNDLSEINSIQDHPIYYALGYGSENLEFLENGKVKDFNPNEYEELSKEDLILYMKNLGLSIYSIDLTTKDVKNTGIHVVKTVIPELANLDCKFPLLKCARLNSVPASMNYSYNSDNFNLSPHPFP, from the coding sequence ATGAATTTAAATTTATTAGTCGATGAGGATTATGGAATTATTCAAAAAATTGAAAAGCAACAAAATTTCAAGGGTGAGTTCCCTTTACATATTTATATTGCTTCGAGAAATGATGTTAAGAATATTAAAGGTGAAATGCTTATTCCTATGGTTACCAATGGCTCGGGATTCAGTTTATATTCAAAAGATAAGGCAATTAAGTCAGCGGTAGGAGAAGCAATTGAAAGATATTGTTGTGCAATTACAGAAAATCACAAAATAATATATAAGTCAGATGAGGAACTCAATTCATGTAAATTATTATTAGAAACAATCACTAGATATGAAGACTGGCAATATGATGAACCCTATAATATTTTTGATAATGTTCGTAGTAAAAAGAAACTATATTGGGTAGAGGGATTCGATGTTTTAAAAGAACAAAACTTATGGGTACCTGCCGAGTTAGTATTTATGCCACCAAAGATTTCAAAAGATTCAATGAATATAAGAGAAGCAATTTCTACAGGACTTGCAGCTGGGCCAACAAAAATCGAAGCTTTGTTTTCTGGTATTTTTGAATGCATAGAAAGAGATGCTTCCATAATAATGTGGTTGAAAGAAATATCTTTTCCACGTATTAAAAATGAGAGTATAGAGGAATATGAAATACAGAACACATTAAAAATTTGTTACCAATTAGGATTGAATGTTCAAATTTTTGATGTTACTAATAATATTCCAGTACCTACATATTTAGTATTGATAAAAAATGAGAAACATGTTCCACATATATCTATTGGAACGAACTGTGATACTAATCAGATAAAGGCTCTAAAAGGAGCTATTGAAGAAGCATTAGGTTGCTATCATTTTTACGGTATTAAGTGCTCAGATGGTAAGTTAAGTGCCCCTAACTTTAATGATTTGAGTGAAATTAATTCTATTCAAGATCATCCTATTTATTATGCCTTAGGATATGGAAGTGAGAATTTAGAATTTTTAGAAAATGGAAAAGTGAAAGATTTTAATCCTAATGAGTATGAGGAGTTAAGTAAAGAGGATTTAATATTATATATGAAAAATTTAGGTTTATCTATTTATAGTATAGATTTAACAACAAAGGATGTAAAGAATACAGGAATCCATGTAGTTAAAACTGTTATACCAGAATTAGCTAATCTAGATTGTAAATTTCCATTGTTAAAGTGTGCTAGATTGAATTCGGTACCAGCTTCCATGAATTACTCTTATAACAGTGATAATTTTAATCTATCTCCCCATCCATTTCCTTAG
- a CDS encoding recombinase family protein — MVVFAELDRLGRNKDDIDREWNEFIKRGIDIVVLDMPILDTTKYQDDLGKLLMNMAKDLLSYMAEQDRKRILERQRQGIEIAKKEGKYKSSEKFYHPDSPNTNHRAKYHRIIQLLNEGKPITHIAQEVEVSRNTVYRIIQENKYP, encoded by the coding sequence ATTGTTGTCTTTGCTGAGTTAGATCGATTAGGTAGAAATAAAGATGACATTGATCGTGAATGGAATGAATTTATAAAACGTGGGATTGACATTGTTGTACTGGATATGCCGATATTAGATACAACTAAGTACCAAGATGATTTAGGAAAGCTATTAATGAATATGGCAAAAGATTTGTTATCTTACATGGCTGAACAAGATCGAAAGCGCATTTTAGAAAGACAAAGACAAGGCATTGAAATTGCTAAAAAAGAAGGGAAATACAAGAGTTCAGAGAAGTTTTATCACCCTGACAGTCCTAACACGAATCATAGGGCTAAATATCACAGAATTATACAATTGCTGAATGAAGGAAAACCGATCACTCATATTGCGCAAGAAGTTGAAGTTAGTCGAAATACGGTTTATCGTATAATACAAGAAAATAAATATCCTTGA